DNA from Acetobacter aceti NBRC 14818:
GGCGATGAGTGTTTCTGACGCATCACGACGTTGCGTTGGTATCCTCGCGGGTGGCGGTCCATTGCCCGGACAGGTGGCCGCCGCTGCCGCTGCCCAAGGGCGGGATGTTTTCATCGTCGCCTTTCAGGATTTTGCGGAACCTGCCGTTGTCGAGCCTTGGCCTCATGCCTATGTGCGTCTTGCGGCTGCGGGCACCATCCTTTCCGAACTGCGCAAGCATGATTGTGGCGACATCGTTCTGATTGGCCCAGTCCGCCGGCCTTCCTTTCGTGATCTTCGTCCGGACACTGAAGGCGCCCGTATCCTTGCGCGTCTTGGGCGAGCGCTTTTCGCCGGTGATGACGGACTTCTGGGTTCGCTTGTCAGAATACTTGGAGAGGAAGGGTTCACCGTCCGGGGAGCTCATGAATTCCTGTCCCAATCTTTGGGGCGTAAGGGCTCTCTTGGACGTCATGAGCCTGATGGCATGGCTCTCTCTGATATCGAACGCGGTGTCGAAGTGGTTCGGGAACTGGGGAAGCTGGATATAGGGCAGGGATGCGTCGTTCAGAACGGTGTTGTGCTGGCTGTTGAAGCCATGGAAGGCACTGACGCCATGCTGAAGCGTGCCGGTCAGTGTCGCCAGCCCGGTGAGGGGGGGGTGCTGATAAA
Protein-coding regions in this window:
- a CDS encoding LpxI family protein, whose amino-acid sequence is MSVSDASRRCVGILAGGGPLPGQVAAAAAAQGRDVFIVAFQDFAEPAVVEPWPHAYVRLAAAGTILSELRKHDCGDIVLIGPVRRPSFRDLRPDTEGARILARLGRALFAGDDGLLGSLVRILGEEGFTVRGAHEFLSQSLGRKGSLGRHEPDGMALSDIERGVEVVRELGKLDIGQGCVVQNGVVLAVEAMEGTDAMLKRAGQCRQPGEGGVLIKLCKPGQERRADMPTIGPRTIEEAAQAGLVGIAFEAGATLLTDPKACIVAADKAGLFLFGV